DNA sequence from the Herpetosiphonaceae bacterium genome:
ACAGTGTACACCTGGAACGGCCCGTTTCACGATCGCTACCTTGTGGACGACCGTGAGCGGCCCTACGACGAGCAGCCGAAATATCAGCGGATCATCTGGGATCTGCCTGAGGTGCTGCGCCGTGCCCGCCGCGATGGTCGGCTGCGCGATCATCTGCGTAACTACTGGCTGCACTGGCCGCTGGCCGCCGCCGACGCGCTGATGCCGATCTCGCGGCACGAGGCCGAGTGCGTGCGGCAGGCCGGCCTGCCGCAGCGATCGACGGTCGTGCCCCAGTGGCTCGACTTCGCGGCGATCGAGGCCGCGCCGCAGCACCGGCTTGATCTGCCGTGTCCGGCGCTGCTGTTCATCGGCCAGCTCTCGCCGCGCAAAGGCTACGATCTGCTGCTGCGGGCGCTGCCGACGGTCTTGGAGCAGCATCCGACCGCGACGGCGCTGATGGTGTCGGGGCTGAACCAGGAGGATCGGGCCAGGCTGGAGCAGATCGCGCGCGACCTGGGGATCGTCGATCGCATCCGCGTGCTTGGCCGCGTCGAGGATACGGAGCTGGTCAATCTCTACCGGGCGGCGGATCTGTATGTCACGCCGACGCGCTACGAGGGCTTTGGGCTGACGCTGCTTGAGGCGATGACCGCAGGCTGTCCGCTGATCTCAACCGATATTCCGGTGGTCAACGAGACGGTGCAGCACGGCGTCAACGGCTGGCTCACCCGCTACGACGATCCCGCTGATCTGGCGCGCGGCATCCTGACGCTGCTCGGCGATGCGGAGCTGCGGCAGCGGCTGGTCGCGGGCGGTCGCACGACGATCGAAACGCGCTTCCGCGAGGAGGCGCTGGTCGAGCGCGTGGAAGATGTTTTTTACGACGTGCTGCACAGCGCTGCGCGATGAGGATGGTCGGCGGTAGTGGCGGAACTGCACATAACGAGCGATCCTGCGAGGGCTGATACCGCCCTCGCAGCTACATATCCGGCATTACGCCTCGCCCGACTCGCCCTGCCGCTGCTGGTAGATCGCCATCGCCTGCGACAGGAACGCGCCCTCCTCATCGCTCCACGGCATCGAGAACGGACGCTTTTCTGCGGGTAGGGCCTCGTGGTTTTGCCACAGCTTCTTCAAGCCCGTTGTGATCTCAGGGCTGCCCTGGGTGAACTGGTGCAGCAGATCGATCTGGAGCTTGGCGAGAGCCTGCGCCTCCGGGCTGCCGGGATCTTTGCCCTCGGCGACGACACGCTTCAGCTCCGAGGCCAGATGGGCATACTGCTGATCGACGCGCCGCTGATCTTCCTCGGTCCACGGGCCGCGCGCCGCGAGCTGCTGGCGAGCCTCATCGGAGTAAGAGCTATTGCTCAGCTCGTCCATCGTCCGGCGCTGCTCCGGCGTGAAATACTTGTTGACCCAATCGTTGTTCTGCTCCATTTGAATCACCTGAATAACGTGTACAATCGGCTCCCAGTCGCATGGACCGGTGCTCATCAGCTTCTCCGCCTGCTCGATCGCCTGAATGATCGTATCGAGCTGCGTGCGCTTTTCGCGCATCATCGCCTTTTGCCTGGCTAACACCTCTTGCAATCGTCGCGGGTCCGTCTGGAGATAGCGCTTGATCTCCTCAAGCGGAAAGCCCAGGAACTTGAGCGCGAGAATCTGTTGCAGACTCACGAGATCGTCGTCGGTGTACAGCCGGTAGCCTGCCTCCGTGTGCTGCGAAGGCGACAGTAGTCCTACCTTGTCGTAAAAGCGTAAGGTGCGCACCGACACGGCGGCTTTTTGCGCAAACTGTCCGGTTTGGTAGAACCGTCGATCCAAGTCGTTCCTCCTTTCTGCGCAGGAGTATAAAGGGTTACGTAACGTCATACGCAAGTCCGACTTTGGTCTAATCTCCGGCACAATGCGGCGCTGCATATGTGCTACACTTAGGCCGCCACGTTAGATGGAACTCTGGACTATGATACGCTACACGCATTCAACCGAGACGCTTACCGCGAGCCAGCTGGAAGGATTCTTCTCCCACTGGCTGCATCGCCCGTCCTCAGAAACGCTGTTACGCATGCTGAACGGAAGCGATTATCTTGTGCTGGCGATCGACACCGATACCGAGCGCGTCGTCGGGTACATTACCGCCATCAGCGACGGAGTTTCCTGTGCCTATATTCCCCATTTGGAAGTGCTTGAGGCGCGTCGCGGCGAGGGAATTGGGTCCGAACTCGTGCGCAGGATGCTCGATCGGCTTCAGCATTTGTATATGATTGATTTGATGTGCGACGCCGATCTTCAACCATTTTATGCCCGGCTTGGCCTGCGACCAAGCAGCGGCATGAGTATTCGGAACTTTGAGCGTCAGCGCTGCGAGTGACCCGAACTGGAGAGAACGATTATTGCAATGCGGATCTGCTACCTTGCCTATCCTACCAGCCTGACGCTACAGTCGGCCAACGCGATCCAGACCTGGACGACGCTGCGCGAGCTG
Encoded proteins:
- a CDS encoding glycosyltransferase family 4 protein, yielding MSAQRLSRPALRIAIVGMGGVTQQFRHWPERVIGRALVRRGHHVVNIAYHDPKHPALTNWAEEVDGITVRRVPVRHWPNNRLRAALEATGPFDIMYLLHPRNVLAYGATRWARARGIPTVYTWNGPFHDRYLVDDRERPYDEQPKYQRIIWDLPEVLRRARRDGRLRDHLRNYWLHWPLAAADALMPISRHEAECVRQAGLPQRSTVVPQWLDFAAIEAAPQHRLDLPCPALLFIGQLSPRKGYDLLLRALPTVLEQHPTATALMVSGLNQEDRARLEQIARDLGIVDRIRVLGRVEDTELVNLYRAADLYVTPTRYEGFGLTLLEAMTAGCPLISTDIPVVNETVQHGVNGWLTRYDDPADLARGILTLLGDAELRQRLVAGGRTTIETRFREEALVERVEDVFYDVLHSAAR
- a CDS encoding MerR family transcriptional regulator; protein product: MDRRFYQTGQFAQKAAVSVRTLRFYDKVGLLSPSQHTEAGYRLYTDDDLVSLQQILALKFLGFPLEEIKRYLQTDPRRLQEVLARQKAMMREKRTQLDTIIQAIEQAEKLMSTGPCDWEPIVHVIQVIQMEQNNDWVNKYFTPEQRRTMDELSNSSYSDEARQQLAARGPWTEEDQRRVDQQYAHLASELKRVVAEGKDPGSPEAQALAKLQIDLLHQFTQGSPEITTGLKKLWQNHEALPAEKRPFSMPWSDEEGAFLSQAMAIYQQRQGESGEA
- a CDS encoding GNAT family N-acetyltransferase translates to MIRYTHSTETLTASQLEGFFSHWLHRPSSETLLRMLNGSDYLVLAIDTDTERVVGYITAISDGVSCAYIPHLEVLEARRGEGIGSELVRRMLDRLQHLYMIDLMCDADLQPFYARLGLRPSSGMSIRNFERQRCE